Proteins encoded together in one Pangasianodon hypophthalmus isolate fPanHyp1 chromosome 18, fPanHyp1.pri, whole genome shotgun sequence window:
- the ovch1 gene encoding ovochymase-1 has protein sequence MFAVTCLVFILFNGGIAGKLSTLDGSTSNQGYKGNTINENNLAAIAGVRAFTQEEEVKPWSVDGKEAWPHSWPWQVVLSFANMPVCGGAILSQYWIVTAGHCFRRYANESFWSVRAGKHDLENEKESCQQNAKVAKIITHKDYNSITKQHDIALLKLQTPLLFDECVRPIPVWSGDLSSVKRCTVTGWGSTPESGPHVDRLQEANVTILESDICVRFYGGVIRSSMVCAGDVTGGVAACQGDSGSPLSCFTGKRYEVAGIVSWGVGCGRAWKPGVYTRVAFYIQWINSIIDGQLGADGSWKVLTASRKLFPPTELAVKQCGHAEVKPCRLDQGYVGFESSEPSGELKVVNVTEACPHSWPWQVSLQSGDDHYCSGTLIDERWVLTTRHCRAEAGDMVVLGAHDLNSMESQQVSVKAVYSEPYDGSYPPLHDLALIYLSVPAQLGSSVFPVCIPDEDLRFDQSSSCVTTGWGYKRSTPNLSPNVLHQAQVNPLPDLACWSSWGQVFSSSVLLCTQPAASSSCLGDAGAPLLCQKNGRYYLAGMMALGLTRCDQEKPAIFTSLSSFQSWIEKIMNIYEGI, from the exons ATGTTTGCTGTTACATGCCTAGTCTTCATATTATTTAATGGTGGAATTG CTGGCAAGCTTTCCACTCTGGATGGATCTACATCAAATCAGGGTTATAAAGGAAACACcataaatgaaaacaatttaGCTG CTATAGCAGGGGTGAGAGCTTTCActcaggaggaggaggtgaagccatggagtgtggatgggaaagaggcgtggcctcactCATGGCCCTGGCAGGTAGTGCTGAGTTTTGCCAACATGCCAGTCTGTGGTGGTGCCATCCTCAGCCAGTACTGGATCGTCACAGCCGGCCACTGTTTCAGACG ATATGCTAATGAATCGTTCTGGTCAGTGAGGGCTGGGAAACATGATctggaaaatgaaaaggaatCGTGCCAACAG AATGCCAAAGTGGCTAAAATCATCACTCACAAGGACTATAACAGCATAACCAAACAGCATGACATTGCCCTGCTGAAGCTGCAGACTCCACTGCTGTTTGACGAGTGTGTGAGGCCCATTCCTGTCTGGAGCGGAGACTTGTCTTCAGTGAAACGATGCACCGTTACAGGCTGGGGTTCCACCCCTGAGA GTGGCCCCCATGTGGACAGGCTTCAAGAGGCCAACGTCACCATCTTGGAGTCTGATATCTGTGTCAGATTTTATGGAGGGGTTATCCGTTCCTCTATGGTGTGTGCTGGAGATGTGACGGGAGGTGTGGCTGCGTGTCAG GGGGATTCTGGGAGTCCCTTGTCGTGCTTCACAGGAAAGCGGTATGAAGTTGCTGGAATCGTTAGTTGGGGAGTGGGCTGTGGCCGTGCTTGGAAACCAGGGGTCTACACCCGAGTTGCTTTTTACATCCAGTGGATTAATTCCATCATTGATG GTCAACTTGGAGCTGATGGCTCATGGAAGGTATTAACAG CAAGCAGAAAATTATTTCCTCCTACTGAACTTGCAG TGAAACAGTGTGGCCATGCTGAGGTGAAACCCTGCAGGCTGGATCAAGGCTATGTAGGTTTCGAGTCATCTGAGCCCAGTGGAGAGCTGAAAGTGGTAAACGTGACAGAGGCATGTCCTCACTCCTGGCCCTGGCAGGTCAGCTTGCAAAGTGGAGATGACCACTACTGCAGCGGTACCCTCATTGACGAACGCTGGGTTCTGACTACACGCCACTGCCGTGCTGA AGCTGGAGATATGGTGGTGCTTGGTGCACATGATCTCAACTCCATGGAAAGTCAGCAAGTATCAGTCAAGGCAGTCTACAGCGAGCCCTATGATGGCAGCTACCCTCCGCTGCATGACCTCGCTCTCATCTACCTCAGTGTTCCAGCTCAACTAG gatCTTCAGTATTCCCAGTTTGTATCCCAGATGAAGACTTGAGGTTTGATCAAAGCTCATCTTGCGTGACAACAGGTTGGGGTTATAAAAGGTCAACAC CGAACCTGAGTCCTAATGTTCTGCATCAGGCCCAAGTGAATCCATTACCTGACCTGGCCTGCTGGAGCAGCTGGGGTCAGGTTTTTAGCTCCAGTGTCCTCCTGTGCACGCAACCTGCCGCCTCATCATCCTGCCTG GGTGATGCTGGTGCACCACTTTTGTGCCAAAAGAATGGACGGTACTATCTGGCTGGCATGATGGCATTGGGGCTCACACGGTGTGATCAAGAGAAACCAGCCATCTTTACTAGTCTGTCCAGCTTCCAGTCCTGGATTGAgaaaattatgaacatttatgaaggaatataa